Proteins found in one Tsukamurella paurometabola DSM 20162 genomic segment:
- a CDS encoding polyprenol monophosphomannose synthase, with the protein MTEQPSSPSSKTLVIIPTYNELENLPLIVGRLHRAQPHVDVLVVDDNSPDGTGAKADEMAAADPRIHVLHRSEKNGLGGAYIAGFKWALDRDYRVVVEMDADGSHAPEQLYRHLDAIDAGADLVIGSRYVPGGKTVNWPLSRQIISRGGNVYSQIMLGTRIRDITGGYKAFRRETLEGLGLDEVQSLGYSFQIDLTWRAVQAGYTVVEVPITFTERTIGDSKMSGSIFKEAATLVPKWGFQARKRKFQNRRR; encoded by the coding sequence ATGACCGAGCAGCCGTCGTCTCCGTCGTCGAAGACGCTGGTGATCATCCCGACCTACAACGAGCTGGAGAACCTTCCGCTCATCGTGGGTCGCCTGCACCGTGCCCAGCCGCACGTCGACGTACTCGTCGTCGACGACAACAGCCCGGACGGCACGGGGGCCAAGGCCGACGAGATGGCGGCCGCCGACCCGCGGATCCACGTGTTGCACCGATCGGAGAAGAACGGCCTCGGCGGCGCGTACATCGCCGGCTTCAAGTGGGCCCTCGACCGCGACTACCGCGTGGTGGTCGAGATGGACGCCGACGGCTCGCACGCGCCGGAGCAGTTGTACCGGCACCTGGACGCCATTGACGCCGGCGCCGACCTGGTGATCGGATCGCGTTACGTGCCCGGCGGTAAGACCGTGAACTGGCCGCTCTCGCGTCAGATCATCTCGCGCGGTGGCAATGTGTACAGCCAGATCATGCTGGGGACCCGGATTCGCGATATCACCGGTGGATACAAGGCCTTCCGGCGGGAGACGCTGGAGGGGCTCGGTCTCGACGAGGTGCAGTCGCTCGGGTACAGCTTCCAGATCGACCTCACCTGGCGCGCGGTGCAGGCCGGTTACACCGTGGTCGAGGTTCCCATCACGTTCACCGAGCGCACCATCGGCGATTCGAAGATGAGTGGCTCGATCTTCAAGGAGGCGGCGACGCTGGTGCCCAAGTGGGGCTTCCAGGCGCGCAAACGCAAGTTCCAGAATCGGCGCCGCTGA
- a CDS encoding RNA polymerase-binding protein RbpA: MADRVLRGSRLGAVSYETDRDHDLAPRRIARYRTDNGEEFDVPFADDAEIPGTWLCKNGLEGTLIDGVAPEEKKVKPPRTHWDMLLERRSEGELEELLKERLDLLKARRGK, from the coding sequence ATGGCAGATCGAGTTCTACGAGGCAGCCGCCTGGGTGCGGTGAGCTATGAGACGGATCGGGACCACGACCTCGCTCCGCGGCGGATCGCGCGGTACCGCACCGATAACGGTGAGGAGTTCGACGTCCCGTTCGCGGACGACGCGGAGATCCCCGGCACCTGGCTGTGCAAGAACGGCCTGGAGGGCACGCTGATCGACGGTGTGGCTCCCGAGGAGAAGAAGGTCAAGCCCCCGCGTACCCACTGGGACATGCTGCTCGAGCGGCGGTCCGAGGGCGAGCTGGAGGAGCTGCTCAAGGAGCGGCTCGACCTGCTGAAGGCGCGTCGCGGCAAGTGA
- a CDS encoding CPBP family intramembrane glutamic endopeptidase yields MTDRNALGGAALASGAAIAWSNAVLPRLTRRFGLGREARAAVTAGFCAADAALARVPVPAALGVGVGGALAAAGLLRSRPVPREDPPQLARWIALDIPFGTVVPEELLFRGSLTPQWEAALGRPVGSVAGALTFGLWHVGAAQAAHDPVFPTIVVTSVAGAAFDALVGRTRRLWPAMAAHWALNSAGAVLSSGSVFSRFVGTDT; encoded by the coding sequence GTGACGGACCGGAACGCGCTCGGCGGGGCGGCACTGGCCTCCGGTGCCGCCATCGCCTGGTCGAACGCCGTACTTCCGAGACTGACCCGACGTTTCGGCTTGGGCCGCGAGGCCCGGGCGGCGGTCACCGCCGGATTCTGCGCGGCCGACGCCGCCCTGGCTCGTGTCCCGGTCCCGGCGGCGCTCGGTGTCGGCGTGGGCGGGGCCCTGGCGGCAGCGGGTCTGCTCCGGTCTCGGCCGGTGCCGCGCGAGGATCCACCGCAGCTGGCGCGATGGATAGCGCTGGACATCCCGTTCGGCACCGTCGTCCCGGAGGAATTGCTCTTCCGCGGTTCCCTCACACCGCAGTGGGAGGCGGCGCTGGGCCGTCCCGTGGGCTCCGTCGCCGGGGCGCTCACGTTCGGCCTGTGGCATGTGGGTGCCGCTCAGGCGGCCCACGACCCCGTATTTCCGACAATCGTCGTTACGTCGGTCGCGGGAGCCGCGTTCGACGCCCTGGTCGGGCGAACCCGCAGGTTGTGGCCCGCGATGGCCGCTCATTGGGCCCTTAACAGTGCTGGTGCGGTTCTCAGCTCGGGTTCAGTGTTTTCGAGGTTTGTCGGTACCGACACGTAG
- a CDS encoding L,D-transpeptidase, whose amino-acid sequence MTDRHTGATALTRRGFARLGASAAAALVAATATVGIATAAPAVPPTPTPTDEPAPTQEAPPVATKTGWVALADDATKQITIWHNGEVVRKMPTSMGSDKHPTPNGTYYTMEKKRDMYMDSSTYGVPVNSPEGYRTYVEYATRMSWSGIFVHAAPWSVNQQGVSNVSHGCLNVSTENGKFIYDNFPIGTPIVVRGTVGGTYTPGS is encoded by the coding sequence ATGACTGACCGCCACACCGGCGCCACCGCACTGACCCGCCGGGGCTTCGCTCGTCTCGGTGCGAGTGCCGCGGCAGCGCTCGTCGCGGCCACCGCCACCGTCGGGATCGCCACGGCGGCCCCGGCCGTGCCGCCCACGCCGACGCCCACGGACGAGCCCGCTCCCACGCAGGAGGCGCCTCCGGTCGCCACGAAGACCGGCTGGGTCGCGCTGGCGGACGATGCCACCAAGCAGATCACCATCTGGCACAACGGTGAGGTGGTGCGGAAGATGCCGACGTCGATGGGCAGCGATAAGCACCCGACGCCGAACGGCACGTACTACACCATGGAGAAGAAGCGCGACATGTACATGGATTCGTCCACGTACGGGGTGCCGGTCAATTCCCCCGAGGGATACCGGACCTATGTCGAGTACGCCACGCGCATGTCGTGGAGCGGCATCTTCGTGCACGCCGCCCCGTGGTCGGTGAACCAGCAGGGTGTGTCGAACGTCAGCCACGGCTGCCTCAACGTGAGCACCGAGAACGGGAAGTTCATCTACGACAACTTCCCGATCGGCACCCCGATCGTGGTGCGCGGCACCGTCGGCGGCACCTACACGCCCGGCTCCTAG
- a CDS encoding flavin-containing monooxygenase, translating into MANPEAIQTDVLIVGAGLAGIDTAYRVSSTVPQLSYTILEQRAEMGGTWDLFKYPGIRSDSDIFSLSYPFLPWKGTNRLASGPEIKAYIEEAAATFGIDKNIRFNTKVGTVDYDSRTDLWTVTAERDGEQVLYQSKFLVACTGYYNYDAGYEPPFPGIDEYQGQVVHPQHWPEDLDYAGKKVVVIGSGATAITLIPSMADDTSHITMLQRSPTYVLPVPNADPLTLFGAKVLPPRVAHSLTRNINAVINVGQYVLARSFPKTSRKFLRKLNQSMLPAGYEVDVHFKPKYEPWDQRLCVVPNGDLFKTIKDGKADVVTDTIDRFTEKGILLGSGRELEADIVITATGLQLLAFGGVDVQVDGAPVKPNDRFAYQGYMLEGVPNFAFIIGYTNNSWTLRADISARAIARLLSYMTTKGYTHVEPEVGAQVLTEHPALDLTSGYVQRSPDAMPKAATEQPWMIRHNFVLDSLDFARSRVDAPELKFGTVAPEKAGV; encoded by the coding sequence GTGGCCAATCCCGAGGCTATCCAGACGGACGTGCTGATCGTGGGCGCCGGCCTCGCCGGCATCGACACCGCCTATCGCGTTTCCAGCACCGTCCCCCAGCTCAGCTACACCATCCTGGAACAACGCGCCGAGATGGGCGGCACCTGGGACCTGTTCAAGTACCCCGGCATCCGGTCGGACTCGGACATCTTCAGCCTGAGCTACCCCTTCCTCCCGTGGAAGGGAACCAACCGGCTCGCCAGCGGCCCGGAGATCAAGGCCTACATCGAAGAAGCCGCCGCCACGTTCGGGATCGACAAGAACATCCGGTTCAACACCAAGGTCGGCACCGTCGACTACGACTCCCGCACCGATCTGTGGACCGTGACCGCGGAGCGTGACGGTGAGCAGGTGCTCTATCAGTCGAAGTTCCTCGTCGCCTGCACCGGCTACTACAACTACGACGCGGGCTACGAGCCGCCCTTCCCCGGGATCGACGAGTACCAGGGCCAGGTGGTGCACCCGCAGCACTGGCCCGAGGACCTCGACTACGCCGGCAAGAAGGTGGTCGTGATCGGCTCGGGCGCCACCGCGATCACCCTGATCCCATCGATGGCCGACGACACCTCGCATATCACCATGCTGCAGCGCTCCCCCACGTACGTGCTGCCCGTGCCGAACGCCGACCCGCTCACCCTGTTCGGGGCGAAGGTGCTGCCGCCGCGGGTGGCGCACAGCCTGACCCGCAACATCAACGCCGTGATCAACGTGGGCCAGTACGTTCTCGCACGCTCGTTCCCGAAGACCTCGCGCAAGTTCCTGCGCAAGCTCAACCAGAGCATGCTGCCCGCAGGCTACGAGGTGGATGTGCACTTCAAGCCCAAGTACGAGCCCTGGGACCAGCGCCTGTGCGTCGTCCCCAACGGTGACCTGTTCAAGACCATCAAGGACGGCAAGGCCGACGTGGTCACCGACACCATCGACCGCTTCACCGAGAAGGGCATCCTGCTGGGCTCGGGTCGCGAGCTCGAGGCCGACATCGTGATCACCGCGACCGGCCTGCAACTGCTCGCCTTCGGCGGCGTCGATGTGCAGGTCGACGGTGCGCCGGTCAAGCCCAACGACCGCTTCGCCTACCAGGGCTACATGCTCGAGGGCGTCCCGAATTTCGCGTTCATCATCGGCTACACCAACAATTCGTGGACGCTGCGCGCCGACATCTCCGCGCGCGCGATCGCACGCCTGCTCAGCTACATGACGACGAAGGGCTACACCCACGTCGAGCCCGAGGTCGGCGCGCAGGTGCTGACCGAGCATCCCGCGCTCGACCTCACCTCCGGCTACGTGCAGCGCTCCCCCGATGCGATGCCCAAGGCCGCGACCGAGCAGCCGTGGATGATCCGGCACAACTTCGTGCTCGACTCCCTCGACTTCGCTCGCTCGCGGGTCGACGCACCGGAGCTGAAGTTCGGCACCGTCGCACCCGAGAAGGCCGGCGTCTGA
- a CDS encoding Rieske (2Fe-2S) protein, translating to MTQTTQPVPAHESTLLCPSRRAVLSALPGIALVPVLAACGGGEGGGDGTATPAGGGTRGPGAGAATVAAAQVPVGSAVVIAGPTPYVVAQPAVGTYVAFNAACTHKGTTVAASDGLELECPAHGSTFDGATGAATKGPATDPLTAVTVRLDGDTLVVG from the coding sequence GTGACGCAGACGACTCAGCCAGTCCCGGCCCACGAATCGACGCTGCTCTGCCCGAGCCGTCGCGCGGTCCTGTCCGCCTTGCCTGGAATCGCCTTGGTCCCGGTGCTCGCAGCCTGTGGCGGCGGCGAGGGCGGGGGTGACGGCACCGCCACACCGGCGGGAGGCGGCACCCGCGGTCCCGGTGCGGGTGCGGCGACGGTCGCGGCCGCACAGGTCCCCGTCGGCAGCGCCGTGGTCATCGCGGGCCCCACCCCGTACGTGGTCGCGCAACCCGCCGTGGGCACCTACGTGGCCTTCAACGCTGCGTGCACCCATAAGGGCACCACCGTCGCGGCGTCGGACGGGCTGGAACTGGAGTGCCCGGCGCACGGGAGCACGTTCGACGGTGCGACCGGCGCGGCCACCAAGGGACCGGCGACCGATCCGCTCACGGCCGTCACGGTCCGCCTGGACGGGGACACCCTGGTCGTCGGGTGA
- a CDS encoding DUF2231 domain-containing protein, with product MLTEIAGIPAHPLFVHGAVVLPPIAALLLVAAAWWPAARARLGAGTPVLALVATVGLFLATQSGERLAQRPSMARMQDRISEHETQGDATLYWSLAVLVLAVLVWAGSNAAVRERIPGVEVLSRRSAAITLGVLATLSAAAVIAGVIAAGHSGATMVWSGI from the coding sequence GTGCTCACCGAGATCGCGGGAATTCCGGCTCACCCGCTGTTCGTCCACGGCGCGGTGGTTCTGCCACCGATCGCCGCACTGCTGCTCGTCGCCGCGGCGTGGTGGCCGGCCGCCCGCGCTCGCCTGGGTGCGGGGACCCCGGTACTGGCTCTGGTCGCCACTGTCGGATTGTTCCTCGCCACACAGTCCGGCGAACGGCTCGCGCAACGACCGTCGATGGCGCGTATGCAGGACCGGATCTCCGAGCACGAGACCCAGGGCGACGCCACGTTGTACTGGTCGCTCGCAGTGCTGGTCCTGGCCGTCCTGGTGTGGGCGGGGTCGAATGCGGCTGTGCGGGAACGGATCCCCGGTGTCGAGGTGCTGTCCAGACGGTCCGCCGCGATCACCCTCGGAGTGCTCGCGACCCTGTCCGCCGCCGCGGTGATCGCGGGTGTGATCGCCGCCGGGCACTCCGGCGCGACCATGGTGTGGTCGGGGATCTGA
- a CDS encoding gamma carbonic anhydrase family protein — MIARFGQVVPRIADTAWVAENATVIGDVELGDAVGVFYGAVIRGDMATITVGERSNVQDGVVLHADPGVPLSVGARVSIGHNAVLHGCTVGDDVLVGMGATVLNGAVIGAGSLIAANALVPQGMQIPPGSMVAGVPAKVRRELTEAERAGVTANAAVYVELTRAHGTETAPA, encoded by the coding sequence ATGATCGCACGCTTCGGGCAGGTCGTGCCCCGCATCGCGGACACCGCTTGGGTGGCCGAGAACGCCACCGTGATCGGCGATGTCGAGCTCGGCGACGCGGTCGGCGTCTTCTACGGTGCGGTGATCCGCGGCGACATGGCCACCATCACCGTCGGCGAGCGCAGCAACGTGCAGGACGGTGTGGTGCTGCACGCCGATCCGGGAGTGCCGCTCTCCGTCGGTGCGCGGGTCTCCATCGGGCACAACGCCGTCCTGCACGGCTGCACGGTGGGCGATGACGTGCTCGTGGGCATGGGGGCCACCGTGCTCAACGGCGCGGTGATCGGTGCGGGGAGCCTGATCGCCGCCAACGCGCTGGTGCCGCAGGGAATGCAGATCCCGCCCGGCTCGATGGTCGCCGGTGTCCCGGCCAAGGTGCGCCGCGAGTTGACCGAGGCCGAGCGTGCCGGGGTCACTGCCAACGCCGCCGTCTACGTCGAGCTCACGCGGGCCCACGGCACTGAGACCGCGCCGGCCTGA
- a CDS encoding VIT1/CCC1 transporter family protein has product MAEGIGGDRDTAPDDFHYEPHHDAVGGRLNWLRAGVLGANDGLISTAGIVIGVAAATGDSSAILTAGIAGLVAGAVSMALGEYVSVSTQRDSEKALIAKERTELTEEPDAEFAELEALYVAKGLTPETARQVAIELTAHDPLQAHLDAELGIDEQTLTSPTAAAVSSAISFSAGAAIPILASLIDTNRILWIVLSVVVGLGITGYTSAVLGGSDPRRATVRVVVGGLLAMAITYAVGKLLGTTGIA; this is encoded by the coding sequence ATGGCAGAGGGGATCGGCGGGGATCGCGACACCGCACCGGATGACTTTCACTACGAACCGCACCACGACGCCGTCGGCGGTCGCCTCAACTGGCTGCGCGCAGGCGTGCTCGGCGCGAACGACGGTCTCATCTCGACGGCCGGCATCGTGATCGGCGTGGCCGCCGCGACCGGTGACTCGTCGGCGATCCTTACCGCCGGAATAGCCGGCCTCGTCGCCGGCGCCGTGTCGATGGCATTGGGCGAGTACGTCTCGGTCAGTACCCAGCGCGATAGCGAAAAGGCGCTCATCGCGAAGGAACGGACCGAGCTCACCGAAGAGCCGGACGCCGAGTTCGCGGAGCTGGAAGCGTTGTACGTCGCCAAGGGGCTGACTCCCGAGACCGCGAGGCAAGTCGCGATCGAGCTGACCGCGCACGACCCCCTGCAGGCACACCTCGATGCCGAGCTCGGCATCGACGAGCAGACGCTCACCAGTCCGACCGCGGCCGCGGTCTCGTCCGCGATCTCGTTCAGCGCGGGCGCGGCCATTCCGATCCTGGCGTCACTCATCGACACGAACCGGATCCTCTGGATCGTACTGTCCGTGGTGGTCGGGCTCGGCATCACCGGCTACACCTCGGCCGTGCTCGGTGGCTCGGATCCCAGGCGCGCTACCGTGCGGGTCGTGGTGGGCGGGCTGCTCGCGATGGCCATCACCTACGCCGTCGGTAAGCTTCTCGGCACCACGGGCATCGCCTAG
- a CDS encoding iron-containing alcohol dehydrogenase translates to MTAAQIGLPRRLVVGGGASADVGRVVRELGFARPLVVTDAFLVAQGTAARVVSALEEAGCVPAVFDGTVPDPTTESLVPGLEAVRAHAADCVIGLGGGSPLDTAKALAVLAVGGGSMRDYKAPTVTPGPALAVIAIPTTAGSGSEATQFSIITDSASDEKMLCPGPAFLPVAAVVDYELTLSMPARLTADTGVDALTHAIEAYVSRRANPFADGFALSAISTIAKNIRRVYADGHDRPARESMMLAATQAGIAFSNSSVALVHGMSRPIGAHFHVAHGLSNAMLLPAVMRFSVGAAVSRYADCARAFGIAGDTDAALAQSLVTAIEELCADLEVPTPREYGIERSRWDQLAPLMAEQALASGSPGNNPRVPDAAQIVSLYDEMYG, encoded by the coding sequence ATGACGGCAGCACAGATCGGACTTCCGCGTCGGCTCGTGGTCGGGGGAGGTGCGAGTGCCGATGTCGGACGTGTGGTCCGGGAACTGGGATTCGCTCGCCCGCTGGTGGTGACGGACGCCTTCCTGGTCGCCCAGGGAACCGCCGCGCGGGTGGTGTCGGCGCTGGAGGAAGCCGGTTGTGTTCCTGCGGTCTTCGATGGAACAGTTCCCGACCCCACCACCGAATCGCTGGTACCGGGGCTGGAGGCGGTGCGTGCGCACGCTGCGGACTGCGTGATCGGACTCGGGGGCGGCAGCCCGCTCGATACCGCGAAGGCGCTCGCCGTGCTCGCGGTGGGCGGCGGATCCATGCGGGATTACAAGGCACCCACCGTGACCCCCGGTCCCGCACTCGCGGTGATCGCGATCCCCACGACCGCGGGCAGCGGCAGCGAGGCCACGCAGTTCAGCATCATCACCGACAGCGCCAGCGACGAGAAGATGCTGTGCCCGGGGCCCGCGTTCCTCCCGGTGGCGGCCGTTGTGGACTACGAGCTGACGCTGTCGATGCCCGCTCGCCTCACCGCCGATACCGGGGTGGACGCCCTCACCCACGCGATCGAGGCGTACGTCAGCCGCAGGGCGAACCCGTTCGCGGACGGGTTCGCGCTCAGCGCGATCAGCACCATCGCGAAGAACATCCGGAGAGTGTACGCGGACGGCCATGATCGCCCCGCACGGGAGTCGATGATGCTGGCCGCGACACAGGCGGGAATCGCCTTCTCGAACAGCTCTGTGGCGTTGGTGCATGGGATGAGCCGCCCGATCGGTGCCCATTTCCATGTGGCGCATGGTCTCTCGAACGCCATGTTGCTACCCGCGGTGATGCGCTTCTCCGTCGGTGCCGCGGTATCGCGCTACGCCGATTGCGCGCGCGCCTTCGGGATCGCCGGTGATACCGATGCGGCACTGGCGCAGTCGCTGGTCACGGCGATCGAGGAGCTGTGCGCCGACCTCGAAGTGCCCACGCCGCGGGAGTACGGCATCGAGCGTTCCCGCTGGGACCAGCTCGCACCGCTGATGGCGGAGCAGGCACTGGCCTCGGGATCGCCGGGCAACAATCCTCGGGTTCCCGATGCCGCGCAGATCGTAAGTCTGTACGACGAGATGTACGGCTAG
- a CDS encoding PE-PPE domain-containing protein codes for MVHWRGGDEARTTVLRHTKTARHHGVAIAAGAALFVIAAVAVPSSLPPVLAAKTLVVVGGAGDPTSEAQWRRIGADYAGAPPILVRHPAQISAGFPGFTIGGDGRTTYDQTVDIGADATARAIDDARRASNGDGVVVYALSQGTDVAAAGLLRYARTHPATIDGPANLTVVLQGGPSFIRTGAWNVIPPGIPGVSTGLIRTAGAAGARVVAVCIAGDGVCAAGNPFATAFYALPGLVIHGTAYNSRYIGRFSSPGGEPFTPGSVGEAPVSTTTVVRGGREVVEAVYADGAVKRTWFEDNVTWVGIDTGENPWMWMVRAAGVPVPTVFDRVLNALVPVPQAGESTPGAGNTRPSNPPTNATDDQSGSVAPVSPPHPVERAPAAADTTAGGVDGPAGKSIPVKASDPEPETTPPPTAAQSESVRQAEPSVGDVPETAGTAPTRSDRAEPVEPAPTAESVGSAAPGGGDVA; via the coding sequence ATGGTTCACTGGCGCGGCGGCGACGAGGCGAGGACGACGGTGTTGAGGCACACCAAGACTGCGAGGCATCATGGGGTAGCGATCGCGGCCGGTGCCGCCCTGTTCGTTATCGCGGCGGTCGCGGTACCGAGCAGCCTCCCTCCGGTACTCGCGGCCAAGACACTGGTCGTCGTCGGCGGTGCGGGCGATCCGACCTCTGAGGCGCAGTGGCGGCGAATCGGCGCCGACTACGCCGGCGCACCGCCGATCCTGGTCCGGCATCCGGCGCAGATCTCGGCCGGATTCCCCGGCTTCACGATCGGCGGTGACGGTAGGACCACGTACGACCAGACCGTCGATATCGGCGCGGACGCGACGGCCAGGGCGATCGACGACGCCCGGCGGGCGTCGAACGGTGACGGCGTCGTCGTTTACGCGCTCTCCCAAGGCACCGATGTCGCCGCCGCGGGATTACTCAGGTACGCCCGTACACATCCGGCGACGATCGACGGACCGGCGAATCTCACCGTCGTCCTCCAGGGCGGGCCGAGCTTCATCCGCACGGGCGCGTGGAACGTCATTCCCCCGGGAATCCCCGGGGTGAGTACCGGACTCATCCGCACCGCAGGCGCCGCCGGCGCTCGCGTGGTGGCGGTCTGCATCGCCGGCGATGGAGTCTGTGCCGCAGGGAACCCGTTCGCCACCGCCTTCTACGCACTGCCCGGGCTGGTGATCCACGGGACCGCCTACAACTCTCGGTACATCGGGCGGTTCTCCTCCCCCGGCGGCGAGCCCTTCACGCCGGGCTCCGTCGGCGAAGCTCCGGTGTCGACGACCACCGTCGTCCGGGGCGGTCGCGAGGTCGTTGAAGCGGTCTACGCCGACGGCGCGGTCAAGCGAACCTGGTTCGAGGACAACGTCACATGGGTGGGAATCGACACCGGCGAAAACCCGTGGATGTGGATGGTCCGTGCGGCAGGAGTGCCGGTGCCCACGGTGTTCGACCGAGTGCTGAACGCCCTCGTCCCCGTTCCGCAGGCCGGTGAGAGCACGCCCGGCGCCGGGAATACTCGACCGTCGAACCCGCCGACGAACGCCACTGACGACCAGAGCGGGTCGGTCGCCCCGGTATCGCCGCCGCACCCGGTGGAGCGAGCCCCCGCCGCCGCGGACACGACCGCGGGCGGTGTCGACGGACCCGCCGGGAAGTCGATACCGGTGAAAGCTTCCGACCCGGAACCCGAAACCACCCCGCCGCCGACCGCAGCGCAGTCCGAGTCGGTACGCCAAGCTGAGCCGAGCGTTGGTGACGTACCCGAGACCGCCGGCACCGCCCCAACGCGGTCCGACCGCGCAGAGCCCGTCGAGCCGGCGCCGACCGCCGAGTCGGTCGGATCCGCAGCGCCGGGCGGCGGCGACGTCGCCTAG
- a CDS encoding PE-PPE domain-containing protein, with protein sequence MSSSHRRPAARTPGACTCVAAAGAGLVGAFLLAGPASGLLAQAAAKTIVVVGGANDPTGKDQWARIGRDHSGTPPVFVPYSAQFGIGWPGLALSQDRRTTYAQSVDEGANATVKAVEAAAAHDDEVVVYTISQGADVVGLAVIRYGKDHPAPSGGGGPRLTFVEQGGPSFIRTGMWNVIPAGVPGLHTGPIRNDGASGATVVGICIKGDIACGVGNPVSSVFYAFPGFMLHGSGYTAEYIGRYSPVHGGEPYTPGSQGEVPVRVETVRRDGRTVTESIYADGSSKRSWTEDGTTWVVIDTGENPWMRLLRSTGTPVPTSLDAVLNRVIPVPEPGAVNPWLPPEEPVRAVPAAAQHVPSTLRHGMDRSDALPVADLLRRSNAGGAERPAAEPPRADPVTDTDSAVAARDVSEEYARGADGADSDASSVGDGGGSDQVTPDRSDGTDTADSPALQSDASPTTAVAA encoded by the coding sequence ATGTCGTCCAGCCACCGTCGTCCCGCCGCCCGTACTCCCGGTGCCTGCACCTGCGTCGCCGCGGCCGGCGCGGGACTCGTCGGAGCCTTCCTCCTCGCCGGACCCGCCTCAGGCCTCCTGGCCCAGGCGGCCGCGAAGACCATCGTGGTGGTGGGCGGTGCCAACGACCCCACCGGCAAGGACCAGTGGGCCCGCATCGGTCGCGATCATTCCGGCACGCCACCGGTGTTCGTGCCCTACTCGGCTCAATTCGGTATCGGTTGGCCCGGACTGGCGCTCAGTCAAGACCGGCGGACGACCTACGCGCAGTCCGTCGACGAGGGTGCGAACGCCACCGTCAAGGCCGTCGAGGCCGCTGCGGCCCACGACGACGAGGTCGTCGTGTACACGATCTCGCAGGGCGCCGACGTGGTCGGGCTCGCCGTGATCCGTTACGGCAAGGACCATCCCGCGCCGTCGGGCGGCGGTGGTCCGAGACTCACCTTCGTCGAACAGGGCGGTCCCAGCTTCATTCGCACCGGCATGTGGAACGTGATCCCGGCAGGGGTCCCGGGGCTGCACACCGGCCCGATCCGCAACGACGGTGCGTCCGGCGCGACTGTCGTTGGAATCTGCATCAAGGGTGATATCGCCTGTGGTGTAGGAAATCCTGTCTCATCCGTGTTCTACGCATTCCCGGGGTTCATGCTGCACGGTTCCGGGTACACCGCCGAATACATCGGCAGGTACTCCCCCGTCCATGGCGGCGAGCCCTACACCCCGGGTTCCCAGGGAGAGGTTCCGGTACGGGTCGAGACCGTGCGGCGGGACGGGCGCACAGTCACCGAATCGATCTACGCCGATGGCTCGTCGAAGCGGAGCTGGACCGAGGACGGCACCACATGGGTGGTGATCGATACCGGAGAGAACCCCTGGATGCGATTGCTGCGCTCGACCGGTACGCCGGTCCCGACGTCACTCGACGCGGTCCTCAACCGTGTGATCCCGGTGCCCGAGCCCGGTGCAGTCAATCCCTGGCTGCCCCCCGAAGAGCCGGTGCGAGCCGTCCCCGCAGCAGCGCAGCACGTCCCTTCCACCCTGCGCCACGGTATGGACCGCAGCGACGCCCTCCCTGTTGCCGATCTCCTTCGCAGGTCGAACGCAGGCGGGGCGGAACGACCGGCAGCTGAACCTCCTCGGGCGGACCCGGTGACGGACACCGACAGCGCGGTCGCCGCGCGTGACGTGTCGGAGGAGTACGCACGTGGGGCCGACGGCGCGGATTCCGATGCCTCTTCCGTCGGCGATGGCGGAGGTTCGGACCAGGTGACGCCGGACCGCAGCGACGGCACCGACACCGCCGATTCTCCGGCGCTACAGTCCGATGCGAGCCCGACGACGGCAGTCGCAGCCTGA